The window CAACTTGCAGTGTGGTGCAATGTGCTTGGCACCCAAAGTTGAATCAGgtaaacatcaacaacaataaaagCACTGTTCCATTCCTCTAATTAAATGTGATTCTCAACTTCACATCTGATTTCCTCTATTGCTGTAGATATTTGCAACATCTGGAGACAAAAGCCAAGGAGGAACTCACATTCTTTACGATCCAACCCAGAGCAAGAGAGGCGCATGCGTCTGTGTTGCACGTGCACCAAGGAAGAAATCTGTAGACGATTACCAACCAGAACCAGTAATACACAATCCTCATGCATTACCATTGTTCAGAGACGCACCAAGCCGTaaacgagaaagagagaaagcatTGAAGGATCCTCTTAAATCCCACAAGCCTGAGGTTCCCATGTCAGGTCCTGGTCATGGTGGAAGAGTTGGGACTACTGGTAGTAGCTTGTTAACACAGTATCTTATGAAGGTAATGAGCCTTGGGTATCGTCTTTGATTTTGCTATTCGGGTTATCTATCTGTGTATATTGAAAtattgttgttgtgtgtgtgtgtttacagCAAGGTGGGATGATCAAAGAGACGTGGATGGAGGAAGATCCAAGAGAAGCGATATTGAAATACGCAGAGGTTGCTGTAAAAGATCCTAAGTTTATTGCTCCTGCTTACTCTCAGACTCAGCCTAAGACCATCTTCGCTAAATCTgatgacgaggaagaagaaaaagaaggtgACACGAAAAAATAATCAGTGTTTCCATATAGTACTTCACTTTCTCAACGACCATTTccatggatactgtataatgaTCACAAATCATGGCACTGTAggataacagaaaaaaaaaacatacttattCCGGATTTGCATTTTTGCATTCCTCCATTGTTAGCGCTACATTTTGCAGAAAAAAATTGTGGGACAGCGTTTTGGTATCGCATCAATTTCCCTAGGTTGAAGTATTGTTTTGttcatagatatttttttttacctgaaaTATCAGATTAAATAGATTTGATTTGGCAAAAATGCAAATAAGTAATGTCCATACTGAAAAGAGTAAGCATAATCTCATTTATTCTGAGAATCATTGTGAAACATGAAATCAAGTAAGCTTCTATTGAGAGATGACTAATATAAAAAGAGCAGGAAAGAAGTTTTCAAACAAGTTTGTTAATGACAAAAAGGATCAGAGATCCAGACACGATAAGCATGTCTCTGTTTTCTCGTATTCTTACTTTTTCACTGCAGTAAAATGTGAGTTAACATTTGTATTCATCACCTGTTCAgtcttctctccctctctctctctctctgtataaaGGGTAGTAAGTAAAGTTACCCTCAATTGCTTcttttttatctgtttttgtatgattttgaCTTTGGATGGTATCTTCAGTTTGTATTGtataggttgatgagcttcagCGACCCCCATTCTCAAAGCTCGATAGTCGTGAGTCTGATAAAACACTAAATAGTTGTGTGTCTACAAATAACTGCAAAAAGCCAcaataatagaagaagaaatagagCTTGTTAGTCTCTGGATTTCAGTGGGAATATCAAAATCTGATCCCAAGATCATTAAAGAGGACTTTGTACCTTAATGAAGGGTCGGTCTCTACCAGGAAATGAATCAATAAAACTGTCTTTTAGGAGTAGAGAAACCTGAGAAAGAAAGTTTCAGATAGTTTAGTTAGGTATAGAGAGGAAGTAGTTCTTCTTGTTACGCTTTTTGGGAAGAGTCGCTATATAAGTACAAGTACCCTGTCGCTATTAGATTGAACACTTGTTATGGTATGAGAGTGTAAATCTGAGCAAAGAGACTCCATGTAATCTCTCATTACGCTCAAGAATTTAGTCGCCGCTTCTGCCTGAGAATCAGTCGGTCATATGAAATCGGGTCAAGTAATTTTAAGTTTTGGTACACAATTTTAGGACATAATTGGTAAACTACTTACTTGCACTTCATTGCATTTATAAACCGGGTGTCTTCTAGCGTTCGAGCTCTGATGAGCCAGTGTGGCATGGAGTGGAGCCAACTGAGCCACAAGTTCTCTACACTGAGGCAATGCTGGcatgttacatattttgacctgGAGAAACATAGTAAACGTTACATCCCTTCAGACTATAGATATTATCGACGGTTTCGGGTACtgaacagaaagaaagaaatgaaaggACTCTCATCATGATGAGGCCACCAACCTGATTATTGAGGATGTTAACTAGAATAAGATTAGACGTCTTGACCTTCCAATCAATAGGTTTACTGTGTATACCGACCTGCCAGGTGACGCAAACGCAGACCATGTGAGCAACAAGAAACATACATAGTTCATGATTGACGATGCAGCATGGACTAGATTCGGGGTTTTTATGGTGTTTATTATATAGACTGATGAACATTCAACTCCGCAGAATAAGGAATCATCTAGCTTTTAAAGACATCGCACAAGTTACTTTATATATGGAGTATAAACTTACAAGGAAGGGAACTGGTGCCTCGaggaaatcaaacatccttCCAGGCAGAACCTGAAGACAAACAGAGAGAAGTTACGACAAGAAAACTACACATTCGACTGGTCAACTTTTTTTACTAGTGATGTCATGCTTACCGGAAGCAATAAACTCTGCCACTGAAATGGCCGAATCATTGGCACAAGAGACAGTACTATTGCTGACAAAACACCCTGCAATAGTTGTCAGTCAGTTCAAGTGACCATTTCCATTTGAATAACGATCAGAAGATAGATTTAACTAACCAGATTCGGGCAGATTACAACAATTTGCTTCTCTAATAATACTCCAGCAAGGAGTGACATTATCTGGaaggaagaaaaatactttGTAACTCCAGATATATGTTACCAGTGAAAACACTCTCAAGGCACAATAAAGAGAGATGGACACCCAACGCAAAACAATAGTTCCTTATCGATAGGTTGTTCTAAAAGAGACACTGAACAAccacaagaaaagaaaggatGCTAAAGAAGAGGCCATACAGTTTCAAGAGAGAGAATACGACAAACTGTTGCTGTTGTCCACATTGAGAGACCCATGGCCTCCTCAGCAGCTGTCAACCTTGCATTTATCTttggcaaagaagaagaagaagaaaagttgtTGAGATGAGACTATAAAATAGAGACAAGACTACACAAGGATATTTTCCGAAATCAAATATACCTCGGAAGAATCAGAAGAGCAAATATATTCTTCTGACAAACCTAAAGCTGTAACTGGAGGACGGGTATACGCGATGGATTGTAAATGTTCCAGTGGGTGGAAAACTACTTCACTTCCACGGGAAGGAATTGCCAATGAATGGTAGCCGCAAACTAACTGTAACGCATCATTGTTGTGTTCCTATCAAGGTGAGATACCATATAACAGTATATGAGAACCgtgaagaagagatgatagAGCAACTAAATATAGTGAAGCTACTAGTGGTCTCCTTACCTTAGCCCATTCCAGTATTAACTCATCTCCGAAATCATTTTCACTATTTGATAAATCATCAATGTCATCTGACAACACACTTCTAGCTGAACtgccatatataaaaatgtaaatctGAATCATAACATTAACTGAAAAGAAGACAACCACATTACTTGGAGATAAGGAGTAGTTAGATCAATTTGTGTTAACTTACCTGTACACAGACTCACAGCTTTCATGACGCTCAATTGGTTGGGTCCTAGGATCAACACATGTAACCTCTGGAGAAGTGTGGCCATTCTCATAGCTTTGGGACGTTCTTTCAGGGGTACCCAAGTGGTTCTCAAATACTTCAGAAGAATTATCATCGTAACAATGGAAAACTTTTCTGCCATCTCTTTCTATTTCCTTGATCTGGCTTACATCTGAAGCATCACTGGTGACAACACTATCTGGAGATTGAGGTTCTGCAAAGTTCGAAAGCTCACTATCAGATATCAATCCAGCAGCAGCGGCCGTGAGTGCCATGACTCCCTCAACAGGTATTGCAGAAGCCATCCAATCATCAGGGTTGCTACGAGGCGAAGAGACACGGCCATCGATTTGATCATTCGTCCTCGACATTGGTGGACGATAGCATGCAGCAGCAAGAGACATCTCACTGACAAATTCGGTTATCCGTTTTAGCCGCTCCTGTGCTATCATACTGCATCAACATGTGAATGACCTTCAGCATAAGCTTCTCGGTCTTTGTTTGATGCAAGGAAAAGCCAGTAACTACTAAGAGTAAGGGCATCTTAAATTACCTGTTTAACATCTCGAAGTGTAGTTCAAAGAAAGGAACTCTGGTCAGCAAGCAATAGCATCGAGGTGCAGAAACCAAAAAACGACTGCCTCCTCCAGATGAATGCAAGGGTGACGCAGTGCTTAATACACCAGGGGGTCTCTGAACAATCTCAGAGACATGTAAGCAAACACCATACAATGTCGCATCATCTGCTACCTGACAGAGAATTTGATTGCCTCATGTTACTTGACATGACTGGTGGAAGTCTGACACTAAAAAATTTAGAGaggcaaaaagaaaatatagattaCCTTGAACGAAAATATGAACGATGAATCATCTGTTCCTAAATGTTCCTGCAGTGAACTCAAAAAGCATAATATGTAAACCTATATTCCAACTAACATAGATGAACTACAGAAGCTCATACAGATATCTTATTTAGAGCAATTTTCAGACCTGTCCATACACGAGCTCATTTAGATCACTGAGAGATGGGGTCCTCTCCAAAAGCCGTGCCTGTTCAGAATAATCACGTTTTAACAGTCTTAGTTGCTGCATATATCACAGAATAACCCAATGATACCAACTAACATGATGAATATTATTACCAGTAGTACGAATCAATTCTATGTAAATTCTCTAGTTAACTGACATGGCTCATAACTAATAATACACGGAAGAACATTAGAATAAATAAAGATGCACACCAGACATATCATACCTTGACACCACCAGGGAAACAGAAAGTTGCTAGATCCTTTGGACGCATTACCACCTTCTTCCCAGGAGGGTATTTAAAAAGAATCTGTGCATTGAATGAAAGTTGATAAAGAGAAGCACGAAACCAACTAAAATCTGCCATGAAGCAGAACAGACGCATATAACTATCAGAAGAAATGAAAGAGTGGCAAACATAGTATACAacgagacaaaaaaaacatgaataaaaacaaattacatgTTTCTAAACATGCCAAAACTATGTGAACTCAGAGAAAAAAACCAAGGTAACACAAACCTGTGGCTCCAATATTGGAAACTGAGGCCCACGGTGACGGAGTATTCTGTAGTCTGCCACTTCATACCTTGACATCTCCATTTCccatttctttcttctacgGAAAGCCTCTTCCACGGGCTTCAAATTCGTTTCCGGATGAAGCCCCACAATGATAAAATGTTCAAATAGTGACGTTGGCTCCTTTACTTTTCCTTGATCCTAGAGTATTTAACAAATGGAAAATATTGGTTAGCTAATATTCTATGCAAAGACCAGAATCGTTAGACGATTATGGGGAAGAACTAAGTAGCCAGAAATGTGTTTAAAAGGTTTAACAGGACACCCAAGAGAGCATAAATACCAGAGCTTTAGAAGAGTGAAGCTGGTACCACTGTCTTTTTTGGTTAGCTAAGACCTCAGGATTGAAAGTGGGGCGGTTATCCTCACGAAGATTGCTGACCCCACGCCAAGCCTTTTGCATCTGTGTTTTCAATCTCTGGAAACTGTTGGTGCGCCTGTGTCCAGGAGTCCCAATCTCACTTTGGCTGCGCCTATGTCCTTGTGTAGGTGACTGCGGTAAGACAGGTCCATTGAAGTATACGTTTTGATATTGCTCTCCAGCTGCTTTAACAGCATCCTCAGTATATGGGGAAGAGGAGGAGTCCTGCTCTCCTGTAACTTCTCTCATTTCCATCTTTCTAATACTTGTGTCATTAAGTGGTACCTCGCATCTTGGACTCTGCGGTTCATCATCATTTTCCCTCAGCACCAAACTCGAGTTATCATCACTGTTGTTACTTTCCAACAATCTGTTCTCATCCTTATTATCACATCTATTACCTATTCCTGTAGCTTCTCCGGTTTCACCCACCTTGAGATGAAGGAGTTCATCTGCTTTAGCTCGACCATTTGCCACTTCTTTAATCTCTGTACTAGGAGTAGCATTGTCATCCCTCTCAGGTGAACCTGAACcagaatcttcttcatctctctccaACACAGCTTGTTCACTACCCTTATTTACCTTTTCCAAAGACTCATGTCCGTTGTTATCATTCTGAACACTCTCAGATGAGCAACACTCAGCATTTTCTCCATTTATTTCACTCGTTACAGGACTGCCCTCAACATCAATTTCCTCCATAACCTGTCTTTCACTCCTCGGGGTACCCACCACGTCTACTTCATCATCTTTCAAAAACAAACCTTCCTTAACCATGTCCAACGTGTTGTTGTGGTCATCCCTGCTAGTCAATGTTCTCCAACCATCATCATCGCCATCcctaaaatcttcttcttccacatccGTGTTCTTCGGGTATCCTACTCTATTTCTTCTATCTCCCCGATGAACAGCCAACACGTCTCCCTGCAGCATATCCGCCTGCTTCATACAGCAACTGTCTCCCTCCCTCCCTCACACAACATGACCAAATTCAATCACTACTCCCATAATTTCTCCTATAACATCAAAGTATCAAACAAACTAATCAGAGAAGTattaaaaacttacaaaaagaaaaaaagaaagatgaatcgCAATTTCTCCTGTGAGAACCTATTGGAACTTGAACAATCTTACGATCTCAATAAACCAATCCTAATATATAtaacgaaaccctaattttccagAAGAGTTGAAAGtatcaacttcaaaaaaaaaaaaacgaattcaAGGTTCCAGCTATGTGTGtgacaaattaataatatataaataaaaaacttcgAATCCTCAAAATTAAATACCTACAAATCTTCCAGCAAAATCAAAGCTCCTCCTGGGGAATATTTAGTTGAGgattcaaacaaagaaaaatccaaaaaaaaaaaaagaaaaagaaaagagaacttGTAACGGAAGCTTGGATTATGGAGGGAACGCAATGAATGCGAAGAttagattagagagagagagaagagaaagagattacaaaaaacaacaaaagtggAAATTGtaatctttctttctgtttttttcaattttcttttttttttttttttggttggggaTGGGGAGGGAGGGACGAAAAAGACAGATAAATAAAGTTTGTACTAAAAATAGAACTTTTTACGAAAAAGGGGAGGAGGAGAGGTTATTACTTGAGACcaggagaagacgaagagacaCACAAGCTCATCTTCTTTTCATTcatttggtcttcttcttcttttttaaccCTCCGTCCTCCCTCacgtatttttttgtttcctttaacTCTACTAAACGTGGCCTTCATGTTTTTATATGAACGAACACCCCACaaatttgttgatttatttGACTTGTTTTTATCTAATTTAAACCTCATTACTACTACTCAACCCACACACAATAACGGAAAAAGCAATTTATCCAATCCAATTATGCATTCCTATGCCGACATCTGaatcgtttttttcttcttcttttgccaAATGTAGAACATATTGAaaatctatagttttttttttaaatattaagaaATTCTAGCTACTAACACAAACTCAATCATTACATCTCTAGATAGTTTGATCACAATTCACTTTGCTTTTAGAGCAATTCTACTGTATGTTGTTAACTATATCAGTAGGCGTAAAATCAGTTGCTCTTGGTTTAACATTTATAAACATGAATTGGAGAAACCAGCATCACTTAAATGTTCTTATGTTATAATTTgtaattattgtatttatattttttcaaataaaatatatatatttttagaatgctatatatagcaactaatttaccaaaaaaaacagttataattaaaagtttggtCACCAATCTGTAAAACAACTAAAAGTTAGAGGTGCTTTGTTGTAAAACGTTGAAACTTGGAATTGACTTTGAACGTGCGGTAGCGCTTTACCGAACCCAAAATGGTTGAAGTTGAACTTGAATGAATAAGACAGAGAGAGATACATTGGTTTAAGTTTAGATGTCTCTCTCACGCGCTACATTCTTCCTTTCAATCTCAGCCGTTGGATTTGACTGTTACGAGAGATCCCTTTTGACCAGCATAAAGAAAGACAGAAAAATCATGATGAGTCATGAAGGttgattttttgttcttcaacgcaataaatttcattattaatTATATCTTATGTATCAACAGACTTAAGAGGGCTTGACTTGTTCAAACGTAGTGTTTAGTAGCAGGAGAACCGAAAtgaaaaattcaacaaaattgTCAATGCTTCCATCttcatgtaaaacaaaaaaaaaaaaaaaaaacagattagaaGGTTTGTNGTTAGAACGTGCACATAACACGCTAAACGATGAGTATATTATAAGGGAGATGCGGAAGCTGAGGCGCCATTTATACTGTGAAGATGGCTTAGGTCGCACATGCTCTTTGCCCACCACTTTTGGTCTTGGAATTTGTGTATATTTCTTACATAAAATACTTCatccttttttgtttaactCCGTATTACACTACAAATTACAACTAATATtcctaataattttatttcctaagcaaaagatttgttttgatgttgtcttttcaatacaaaatagtaGAAATTAAACTTTTGCAACCAaagaatatatgaatatatatatactacatgaTAAAAGAGTTTTGTTGTTAGACAAGTGGTGTCAAATGTCGATAGCTACTAAACAGCGGTCAATGACATTGACAgcgatattaatttatttttccttagTCAATCTTCAACAAACATAACAATACTCCACTAAAAGTTAGAGGTGCTTTATTGTAAAACGTTGAAACTTGGGAGTAAAATATAGGAGttcttaaaataataagaagagtttgatcattaggaaaaaaataatgatatatcaaaaccaaaacaatttatatGAAATCACTagccctatatatatgtattgagtTAAGGCCCATTAGGCCcatcttcacaaaaaaaaaaaaaaaaaaaaNAAAAACTCGTCGTCATTCTTCGTCACCACCAGGAAGCAGCACAATATCTGCTTTTGTGACTTTTGTccaaaccaaaccctaatttctttgTTCAAAGTTTCCATTTCTTATTACCTCGAAAATTTCCCGGGtaataaacaaaatcaagtcTTCCTTTTTTGGTATTATTCTTACAATTCGGTAAATCTACTGGATTCTGGTGTCCTCTCACATGCCTTCTGATCCATTGTTCGACTTCGAAATCGCTCCGAGTTTCGCATCCATTTGAAGAGTTCTTGTGATCCGGTTTCGAAAAATGGGTTCGGGAAATCAtaatgatgttgttgttgtcgataTCAGCTcagacgaggaggaggaggagatcaATACAGGAGTAGTAGACAAAGAGTACTTCAAATGGCTAAACAATGTTATCGACTCCGTCGATGATAAATCGGACAGTACCGATTTAGTCGAGGTTCTTTCTGAGGTGAAAGGTTGCGTTGATTCTCAGTATCGGAAGCCaaaggaggatgatgatgatgacgacgattGTGTGATTTTGGATGGTGATCCCGACAAGACGACGAAGACTGCTTTAGTGGACGGAGATGGTGATGATAAATTAGCCAagaataatgatgatgatgacgatgatgtgCTTGTAGTTGGTCAAAAGGGTGAGGTATAGTATTCCCACTTGACCCTTTTCATTTCCAATTCCAAgttctcttttttcattttgattctgTATGTATGCGTTAGTCTTGTTTAGCTATGAGGCTTGGTAATTTCATGACAATGATTGATTGGGTATTTCATAAGTAGAAGAATATGTAGACCTTTTTTTGTCTAGGAACTGTTGTGGGGAATGGTTGATTCATTGAACTGTTTTGGTGTAATTGTGTACTAATCAGTGTATCTTtggattgtttgtttgttggtgtGTTCCATCTTCTTTATGCAGGTGTTGTACACTTTTAAGTTTCCCTAATACTCAAAagcaaaattatttgttttgtagatagCATGTAGAGATTTCCCTCATCCTCGACATTCGTGTGCTAAGTATGCGTTCAACTCAACCTCACATGAGAAGTACTGCGACATGGTAAGCATCTAAAGACTCTAATTCTGCACGGAGCTTTAATGGTTCTGTTTCCTGGctaatcctttttcttttggtttcacTTTTCAAGTGTCACTGTTATGTGTGTGACATCCGTGCTCCATGTCCGTACTGGTCTATTGGTGTCTCCACCATAAATCATTGTCATGCTAATGATAACGAGAAGATATGGCAGACTCAGCGCGAATTCTTCAGGACGGGATACATGCCTACCCCACCATCTTCTAAACCTACTCCAAGTATCTTACGGTTATCACAAAACACTTTGCTTCAGAACCAGGTTGGTATCAGGCCTTGTTCATCATCTACCCGTGTTGCTAATCCCTCAAATGTCAAAGCCAGGCTTAGAATCAGGCAACCGATTCCACACAATCAAGGGTTGCAGAGTCGACCAGCGCAGTCATTGAGCAGTGTTTGCAACAACGTGATCCAAAAGGATAGAAGTTCTTATAGGCAACGATCCCGAGTTGCCTCTTCTGCGGGAAGTGGTAACAGCATCCGGTATAACGATGCTTCACGATCAAGCCACCACAGCTCTTCCGTAGTGGCACCACCGCCAATAAGCCCGGATATGTACACTCAACAACGCAATTATCAGCCGAGTGTTAGTGATCATTGCACAGCTCTACCTGGTTCTCAGAGCAATAGGTACACTAGACATTCAGACCAGAACATACATGGTAGTGGAAATCGTCAGTTTGTGGATCTGTTTGTTCCATCTGAGGCTCCTCTTACTACTGCAGATTCACAGACAGCGACGGCACAGCAGCAACCAGGGACTAATGAAAACGTCTTGGAGACCAAACTATCGGAATTTGAGAACTGGCTAATGGACAACCCTAACCAATCCGGGCCGGTTAGTCCTTTGCCCGAACCGGTAAGTCAAGACTCTGTTGGTACGTTTTCATTTGATTTCGAAACCTTCTTGAATGATTGAAGCATAACTGTTAGTTTGTATCTTATCATTGTCCTTAGGCTAACTTTCTTCACTGATTAGTAGAGTGAGTAGATACATTACCTATGTGTGTATCATATTATTAATTAGCTGCTACTAGTACGTCAGATAATTGAAGTTGAAAAAGTTCATTTTTGTCAATTGacataaatattgttttgttggCGGAAAAAGATGGTTAGAAATCGTAAGCTTATATAatttaggttttaattgttCTTAGGTCAAAAATGAAAAG is drawn from Camelina sativa cultivar DH55 chromosome 1, Cs, whole genome shotgun sequence and contains these coding sequences:
- the LOC104701884 gene encoding uncharacterized protein LOC104701884 yields the protein MKQADMLQGDVLAVHRGDRRNRVGYPKNTDVEEEDFRDGDDDGWRTLTSRDDHNNTLDMVKEGLFLKDDEVDVVGTPRSERQVMEEIDVEGSPVTSEINGENAECCSSESVQNDNNGHESLEKVNKGSEQAVLERDEEDSGSGSPERDDNATPSTEIKEVANGRAKADELLHLKVGETGEATGIGNRCDNKDENRLLESNNSDDNSSLVLRENDDEPQSPRCEVPLNDTSIRKMEMREVTGEQDSSSSPYTEDAVKAAGEQYQNVYFNGPVLPQSPTQGHRRSQSEIGTPGHRRTNSFQRLKTQMQKAWRGVSNLREDNRPTFNPEVLANQKRQWYQLHSSKALDQGKVKEPTSLFEHFIIVGLHPETNLKPVEEAFRRRKKWEMEMSRYEVADYRILRHRGPQFPILEPQILFKYPPGKKVVMRPKDLATFCFPGGVKARLLERTPSLSDLNELVYGQEHLGTDDSSFIFSFKVADDATLYGVCLHVSEIVQRPPGVLSTASPLHSSGGGSRFLVSAPRCYCLLTRVPFFELHFEMLNSMIAQERLKRITEFVSEMSLAAACYRPPMSRTNDQIDGRVSSPRSNPDDWMASAIPVEGVMALTAAAAGLISDSELSNFAEPQSPDSVVTSDASDVSQIKEIERDGRKVFHCYDDNSSEVFENHLGTPERTSQSYENGHTSPEVTCVDPRTQPIERHESCESVYSSARSVLSDDIDDLSNSENDFGDELILEWAKEHNNDALQLVCGYHSLAIPSRGSEVVFHPLEHLQSIAYTRPPVTALGLSEEYICSSDSSEINARLTAAEEAMGLSMWTTATVCRILSLETIMSLLAGVLLEKQIVVICPNLGVLSAIVLSLVPMIRPFQWQSLLLPVLPGRMFDFLEAPVPFLVGIHSKPIDWKVKTSNLILVNILNNQVKICNMPALPQCRELVAQLAPLHATLAHQSSNARRHPVYKCNEVQAEAATKFLSVMRDYMESLCSDLHSHTITSVQSNSDRVSLLLKDSFIDSFPGRDRPFIKLFVDTQLFSVLSDSRLSSFENGGR
- the LOC104701894 gene encoding uncharacterized protein LOC104701894 isoform X1, which codes for MGSGNHNDVVVVDISSDEEEEEINTGVVDKEYFKWLNNVIDSVDDKSDSTDLVEVLSEVKGCVDSQYRKPKEDDDDDDDCVILDGDPDKTTKTALVDGDGDDKLAKNNDDDDDDVLVVGQKGEIACRDFPHPRHSCAKYAFNSTSHEKYCDMCHCYVCDIRAPCPYWSIGVSTINHCHANDNEKIWQTQREFFRTGYMPTPPSSKPTPSILRLSQNTLLQNQVGIRPCSSSTRVANPSNVKARLRIRQPIPHNQGLQSRPAQSLSSVCNNVIQKDRSSYRQRSRVASSAGSGNSIRYNDASRSSHHSSSVVAPPPISPDMYTQQRNYQPSVSDHCTALPGSQSNRYTRHSDQNIHGSGNRQFVDLFVPSEAPLTTADSQTATAQQQPGTNENVLETKLSEFENWLMDNPNQSGPVSPLPEPVSQDSVGTFSFDFETFLND
- the LOC104701894 gene encoding uncharacterized protein LOC104701894 isoform X2; translation: MGSGNHNDVVVVDISSDEEEEEINTGVVDKEYFKWLNNVIDSVDDKSDSTDLVEVLSEVKGCVDSQYRKPKEDDDDDDDCVILDGDPDKTTKTALVDGDGDDKLAKNNDDDDDDVLVVGQKGEIACRDFPHPRHSCAKYAFNSTSHEKYCDMCHCYVCDIRAPCPYWSIGVSTINHCHANDNEKIWQTQREFFRTGYMPTPPSSKPTPSILRLSQNTLLQNQVGIRPCSSSTRVANPSNVKARLRIRQPIPHNQGLQSRPAQSLSSVCNNVIQKDRSSYRQRSRVASSAGSGNSIRYNDASRSSHHSSSVVAPPPISPDMYTQQRNYQPSVSDHCTALPGSQSNRFTDSDGTAATRD